One window of Manihot esculenta cultivar AM560-2 chromosome 17, M.esculenta_v8, whole genome shotgun sequence genomic DNA carries:
- the LOC110605253 gene encoding pescadillo homolog, with translation MTRKIKHYRPPGKKKEGNAARFITRSQAVKQLQCSLTLFRKLCILKGIFPREPKKKVKGNHHTYYHVKDIAYLQHEPLLEKFREIMAYQKKIKKALAKKDNDHAVRLQTRQPAPRYDGVILQRYPKFVDALRDLDDCLTTVHLFAVLPASERLKIDVECIHNCRRLSHEWQAYIVRTHKLRKVFVSVKGIYYQAEVEGQKITWLTPHAMQQVLPEDVNYSVMLTFLELYQNLLGFVNFRLYHSVNVEYPPILDPQLEALAAGLYALSRYIDARTSISAEESKASSSSLPEQFRAQVEGTENEESEIRLAQLQHQLPSNEPGALMHLVQDVESENEDDQDTMECKKLFRNMKFFLSREVPRESLLFIIPAFGGVVSWDGDGAPFKEADPSITHQIVDRPTQGHKYFSREYVQPQWIYDCINARIILPTEAYLVGRIPPPHLSPFVDNEAEGYVPDYAETIKRLQAAARNEVLPILGVGKEDFDDPQNLLVEGYISRTEAIEAAERKQKMQDLEKQHHEELKRELQNLNPSPVSKKIKKSPVEDTEPVEEPHTDLQQIIEDNERRETLLMPRKKRGLYEAIKKNKERKDSHVKKLKERKKAIETRKSEKN, from the exons ATGACGAGGAAGATTAAGCACTACAGACCTCCC ggaAAGAAGAAGGAAGGAAACGCCGCCAGGTTCATCACCAGGTCACAAGCTGTCAAGCAGCTGCAGTGCAGTCTCACTCTCTTCAG GAAACTATGCATTCTCAAAGGCATATTCCCTCGGGAGCCAAAGAAGAAGGTGAAAGGAAATCACCACACTTACTATCATGTGAAGGATATTGCTTACCTTCAACATGAGCCTTTACTTGAGAAGTTTAGAGAAATAATGGCCTACCAGAAGAAGATAAAGAAAGCTTTAGCAAAGAAGGATAATGATCATGCTGTTCGTCTCCAAACTCGCCAACCTGCTCCTAGATACGATGGGGTCATTCTACAAAG GTACCCAAAGTTTGTTGATGCACTCAGAGACTTGGATGATTGTCTCACAACGGTGCACCTGTTTGCAGTATTACCTGCCTCAGAAAGGTTGAAAATTGATGTGGAATGTATCCATAACTGTCGAAG gttGAGTCATGAATGGCAAGCTTACATTGTCCGTACTCATAAATTAAGGAAGGTTTTTGTATCTGTAAAGGGCATATATTATCAG GCTGAGGTTGAGGGTCAAAAGATCACATGGCTGACCCCTCATGCAATGCAACAAGTTTTGCCAGAGGATGTCAACTACAGTGTCATGTTAACTTTTCTGGAGCTTTACCAG AATCTTCTTGGCTTTGTCAATTTTAGACTTTATCATTCCGTAAATGTGGAGTATCCTCCTATTCTAGATCCTCAATTGGAAGCTTTAGCAGCAG GTCTTTATGCACTCTCAAGATACATTGATGCTCGCACTAGTATCTCTGCAGAAGAATCTAAAGCTTCCAGTTCGTCGTTACCAGAGCAATTTAGGGCTCAGGTGGAAGGGACAGAAAATGAGGAGTCTGAAATAAGACTTGCCCAACTTCAGCATCAACTTCCTTCCAATGAACCTGGTGCTTTAATGCACCTTGTTCAGGATGTTGAGAGTGAAAATGAAGATGATCAAGATACAATGGAGTGCAAGAAGCTGTTTAGGAACATGAAATTCTTTCTGAGTCGTGAG GTTCCCAGAGAATCCCTGCTTTTTATCATTCCTGCATTTGGCGGTGTTGTTTCATGGGATGGAGATGGGGCTCCATTTAAGGAAGCAGACCCCAGCATTACTCATCAG ATTGTTGATAGGCCAACCCAAGGTCATAAATACTTTTCAAGAGAATATGTTCAACCACAGTGGATATATGATTGTATAAATGCCAGAATCATATTGCCAACTGAGGCTTATTTAGTGGGGAG AATTCCACCACCACACTTATCGCCTTTTGTTGATAATGAGGCAGAAGGTTATGTTCCTGACTATGCAGAGACCATCAAGCGTTTGCAGGCTGCAGCAAGAAATGAAGTCCTTCCAATTCTTGGCGTGGGAAAGGAAGATTTCGATGATCCTCAGAATTTGTTGGTTGAAGGTTACATCAGTCGAACAGAGGCCATTGAAGCTGCTGAGAGGAAGCAGAAG ATGCAAGATCTTGAGAAGCAGCATCATGAAGAACTAAAAAGGGAACTTCAGAATCTCAATCCTTCACCAGTGTCAAAGAAAATTAAGAAGAGCCCTGTTGAAGACACAGAGCCTGTGGAGGAGCCTCACACTGATTTGCAGCAGATCATTGAGGACAATGAGAGAAGGGAAACATTGCTTATGCCACGGAAAAAGAGGGGCCTTTATGAAGCTATCAAG AAAAACAAGGAAAGGAAGGATTCTCATGTTAAGAAACTCAAGGAGCGAAAAAAGGCGATTGAAACTCGGAAATCTGAGAAGAATTGA
- the LOC110605635 gene encoding denticleless protein homolog has translation MESFFQGIRSRELTGLQVRKRPYIGDKASDFAVCGALEVEHNGEETPPLAISFAKSSKNSHVLAVSDEDGYLSLFDTRKNFPPYASQQEYSDKSRISDWEAHQNAIFDICWIKEDTNLLTASGDQTIKVWDAQKQKCTGVLMGHTGSIKSIYCHPTNSDLLVSGSRDGSFAMWDLRCKNASKNRRTEACITPTTMIRRAHLSPQSKRVRRKKAASMSITSVLYLKDGISIATAGAVDSIVKFWDTRYLKAQVTQACPRPKSSTGKERRLHGTSSLSQDSNGVFLTASCMDNSIYLYNVLQLEKGPVRSFSGCRIESFYVKSEISPDAAQLLSGSSDGNAYIWQVNKPDTDPVTLKTHDGEVTAVNWCPLDGKIATASDDFTVRIWNIQSNYFSNSRSSSSIRRRIMALPTEECRKLLRNEEQMGLAKTPCSLHPSDEVCYEIDSPNSITMPSVSTPESQKKRFSSDSDSKETFERTPEAATKSPSSVLNPPPSSLKRKTIRDYFLAA, from the exons ATGGAGTCCTTCTTCCAAGGCATCAGGTCCAGAGAACTCACCGGATTGCAAG TTCGAAAACGGCCGTATATCGGTGATAAGGCGTCTGATTTTGCTGTATGTGGAGCTCTAGAAGTTGAACACAATGGCGAAGAGACGCCTCCATTGGCCATTTCTTTTGCCAAG TCAAGTAAAAATTCACATGTTTTGGCGGTGTCTGATGAGGATGGGTACTTGAGCTTATTTGACACTCGAAAAAATTTTCCTCCTTATGCATCTCAGCAAGAATATTCAG ATAAATCAAGAATCAGTGATTGGGAGGCTCATCAGAATGCCATATTTGATATCTGCTGGATCAAG GAAGATACCAACTTACTCACAGCTTCAGGTGATCAAACT ATTAAGGTATGGGATGCACAGAAGCAGAAATGCACTGGAGTTCTAATGGGGCATACTGGAAGTATTAAATCTATATATTGCCATCCAACAAATTCTG ATCTTCTTGTTTCCGGTTCAAGAGATGGGTCCTTTGCCATGTGGGACTTGAGGTGTAAGAATGCTTCCAAAAATCGACGCACTGAAGCTTGCATAAC TCCAACGACCATGATCAGAAGAGCTCATCTTTCACCTCAATCAAAGCGAGTTAGAAGAAAGAAG GCTGCTTCCATGAGCATTACATCAGTTCTTTATCTCAAAGATGGGATTTCCATTGCCACCGCCGGAGCAGTGGACAG CATTGTAAAATTCTGGGATACCAGATATTTGAAGGCTCAGGTCACTCAGGCGTGTCCTCGTCCTAAGTCATCAACAGGAAAG GAGAGAAGATTACATGGTACATCTAGCCTGTCCCAGGATTCAAATGGTGTCTTTCTTACAGCTTCATGCATGGATAATAG TATCTACTTGTATAATGTGCTTCAGCTTGAAAAAGGTCCAGTTAGGTCATTCTCTGGATGCCGGATTGAATCATTTTATGTGAAG TCGGAAATCAGTCCTGATGCAGCTCAACTTCTAAGTGGCTCAAGTGATGGAAATGCCTACATATGGCAG GTGAACAAGCCTGACACCGATCCCGTTACATTGAAAACCCATGATGGAGAAGTTACAGCAGTAAATTG GTGCCCATTAGATGGCAAGATAGCTACTGCTTCAGATGATTTCACA GTTCGCATTTGGAATATCCAAAgcaattatttttcaaattcaagATCATCATCTTCCATCAGGAGGAGAATAATGGCACTTCCAACTGAGGAATGTAGAAAGCTCTTAAGGAATGAAGAACAGATGGGTCTTGCAAAAACTCCTTGTTCTTTGCATCCTTCAGATGAAGTATGCTATGAAATTGATTCTCCAAACTCTATCACAATGCCTTCAGTAAGTACTCCTGAATCGCAGAAGAAAAGGTTTTCATCAGATTCTGATTCAAAAGAAACCTTTGAGAGAACACCTGAAGCAGCAACAAAGAGTCCATCTTCTGTGTTGAACCCTCCTCCGTCTTCCCTGAAAAGAAAAACTATCCGGGATTATTTTCTAGCAGCTTAG